From the Oncorhynchus nerka isolate Pitt River linkage group LG28, Oner_Uvic_2.0, whole genome shotgun sequence genome, one window contains:
- the LOC115112922 gene encoding ran GTPase-activating protein 1-like, with the protein MASDDIALLAEALSKTHVGYGELSYKGQGLKLDNTESAKELVREIEEYQGLRALRLEGNTVGVEAAQAIAKALECKDQLQSCHWSDMFTGRLRSEIPTALKSLGSALMTAGARLRELDLSDNAFGPDGVKGIETLLKSSACHSLQELRLNNCGMGIGGGKILAAALTECHEQSSALGAPLKLKVFQAGRNRLENEGATALALAFQLMGSLEEVHMPQNGINHAGVTALATAMQHNPHLRILNLNDNTFTKRGALAMAQALRHLRTVQVINFGDCLVRSEGAIALSAVLREGLPTLKELNLSFGEITEAAALVLAQAVQDKPHMEKLDLNGNCLGEEGCEALKETMDNMDRADILASLSDDEGEPDEDEEEEVEDEENGKEMKENGVKDERESPVKLEPNCHPEILSFLSSPTAETLLKLGDNRTGLLQQHVDVSDPDKVADAFLRISSLYSDDHEVKKAVLETIDILLKKAFSGSSLQTYSFLSTLLVMLGLLKGEGKVKKVQVLPGHLLVLEHAVQQDYFPQDHATLLDTFVARHGKALKSCSHARDSLKSTLERRLSPEC; encoded by the exons ATGGCTTCCGATGACATTGCCCTGCTGGCCGAGGCGCTGTCCAAGACTCATGTAGGATATGGAGAGTTGAGCTACAAGGGCCAGGGACTGAAGCTGGACAACACAGAGTCTG CGAAGGAGTTGGTGCGGGAAATAGAGGAGTACCAGGGACTCCGGGCCCTGCGGTTGGAGGGAAACACCGTGGGAGTGGAGGCAGCGCAGGCTATAGCCAAAGCCTTGGAGTGCAAAGACCAACTTCAG AGTTGCCACTGGAGTGATATGTTCACGGGTCGCTTGCGCTCAGAAATCCCAACTGCCCTG AAGTCCCTGGGCAGTGCGTTGATGACAGCAGGGGCCAGACTTCGAGAGCTTGACCTGAGTGATAACGCCTTTGGGCCAGATGGGGTAAAGGGCATTGAGACTCTACTGAAGAGCTCTGCGTGTCACTCTCTACAGGAGCTGAGACTCAACAACTGTGGCATGGGCATCGGAGGGGGCAAG ATCCTGGCGGCAGCGTTGACTGAGTGTCATGAACAGTCCAGTGCTCTCGGTGCCCCACTGAAACTGAAAGTGTTCCAAGCAGGCAGAAACCGCTTGGAGAACGAAGGAGCCACAGCCCTTGCCCTGGCATTTCAG CTGATGGGAAGCCTAGAGGAGGTGCACATGCCTCAGAATGGGATCAACCATGCTGGGGTGACTGCTCTGGCCACCGCCATgcagcacaacccccacctgcgCATCCTCAACCTCAACGACAACACCTTCACCAAGAGAGGGGCGCTGGCTATGGCTCAG gcTCTGAGGCACCTGAGGACTGTGCAGGTGATCAACTTTGGGGACTGCCTGGTGCGTTCTGAAGGGGCCattgctctctctgctgtcctgaGAGAGGGACTGCCCACTCTTAAG GAGCTAAATCTGTCCTTTGGGGAGATCACGGAAGCTGCAGCACTGGTGTTGGCTCAGGCCGTACAAGACAAACCCCATATGGAAAAACTGGATCTCAATG GTAACTGTTtgggggaggaggggtgtgaggCTCTGAAGGAGACCATGGACAACATGGACAGGGCTGACATACTGGCATCTCTCAG TGATGATGAGGGAGAGCCtgatgaagatgaggaggaggaggttgaagATGAGGAGAATGGCAAAGAGATGAAGGAGAATGGAGTGAAGGATGAAAGAGAGAGCCCAGTGAAGCTTGAGCCAAATTGTCATCCAGAGATCCTCTCTTTCCTCAGCTCCCCCACCGCTGAGACACTGCTCAAACTGGGGGACAACAGGACTGGACTCCTCCAGCAACAC GTGGATGTCTCTGACCCTGATAAGGTTGCCGATGCCTTCCTGAGAATCTCCTCTCTGTACAGTGATGACCATGAGGTCAAGAAGGCTGTCCTGGAGACTATTG ACATCCTGTTGAAGAAGGCATTCTCTGGTTCCTCCCTGCAGACCTACAGCTTCCTGTCCACTCTACTGGTGATGCTGGGGCTCCTCAAG GGTGAGGGCAAGGTGAAGAAGGTGCAGGTGTTACCTGGTCACTTGTTGGTTTTGGAGCACGCTGTCCAACAGGACTACTTCCCCCAGGACCACGCCACCCTGCTGGACACATTTGTCGCCAg GCACGGTAAAGCCCTGAAGTCCTGCAGCCATGCCCGAGATAGTCTCAAGTCCACACTGGAGAGAAGGCTCTCCCCGGAATGCTGA
- the zc3h7bb gene encoding zinc finger CCCH domain-containing protein 7B produces the protein MDMERQKRREEIQKAMGFIQSSLPFPEPENYAAFLTQLVCNLLDEGNTVFRDGEWRQAAQHYSEGVNVARYAQAEALVIPPELLESLYVNRAAAHSQFGEFERGVQDCDSALCVCEGSRRALYRKALCLRELGRLREAYECGTGCLLTAPHDRQVGELAQDLANKLGLKVRKAYISSQVESSTSGRESNRENSSPTGETSANGLESLTDIASADLSSAQCIPAPLATPIPVSDEPSSPVAMPCADLSESPSTVLPPMPYSVPVSEHMEECSVIADDLDSLLGDCISKKVSESQSPVQGAIPTNLPNTAVGLHPPYSSSLPAPSPQLPPAFFSSSVSQMPSLEPYPSLGQRDQTSTQALDALGAFSPGTGDMEGKGGVGIGGLDSLSEYTLPGGRISHSFIPGICNHSSTHTNVPAGTNLSLLSRNPLAATHEFRQACHACYSRIGPRVIDYQYQPEAAHRCKRDVLLCRFKNTDDPTWKRVRPRPARNNFLGAFVLCKEVQERQECQYGENCTFAYCQEEIDVWTQERKGALSRELLFDPLGSTERRALSVTRLLQLHMGMFMFLCEECFDSKPRIISKRSKENLAVCSNLTARHPFDDNKCLVHVVRSANVRYSKVRPLHPLCQFDVCRHEVRYGCQREDSCSFAHSVIELKCWVLQQDTGITHEEMVQESKRHWYRLEQNAQRQKPMHVPHQSCGGVGGIGGGDNLGGGGVGSGGGGGGRGRGLNLKMKFVCGQCWRDGQVNEPDKALKYCTAKARHSWTKERRVLLVKSFEKKKWVVVRPLPFSRTYPQQYDMCVHVMKQKKCHYIGNCSFAHSLEERDVWTYMKDNSLRDMQQMYDMWLTMTNQNRRTDRSLMTPPPEEKQVSMTTDYTESLSGQRLSEGGDM, from the exons ATGGATATGGAACGACAGAAACGAAGGGAGGAAATCCAGAAAGCTATGGGCTTTATTCA GTCCTCCTTGCCTTTCCCAGAGCCTGAGAATTATGCG GCTTTTTTGACCCAGTTGGTGTGTAACTTGCTGGATGAGGGAAACACAGTGTTTCGGGATGGGGAATGGAGGCAGGCAGCGCAGCATTACAGTGAGGGAGTCAACGTGGCCCGCTATGCTCAGGCAGAGGCACTGGTCATTCCTCCTGAGCTTCTGGAGAGCCTCTATGTCAACAGGGCAGCGGCACACTCTCAGTTT gggGAGTTTGAGCGGGGCGTACAGGACTGTGATAGCGCGCTGTGCGTGTGTGAGGGCAGTCGCAGGGCTCTCTACAGGAAAGCTCTATGTCTGAGAGAGCTGGGCCGACTCAGGGAGGCCTATGAGTGTGGCACCGGGTGCCTGCTCACTGCCCCACAT GACAGGCAGGTGGGTGAACTGGCCCAGGACCTGGCTAATAAACTGGGCCTGAAGGTTCGTAAGGCCTACATCAGCTCTCAG GTGGAGTCCTCAACGTCAGGGagggagagcaatagagagaattCTTCACCCACAGGAGAG ACGTCCGCCAACGGGCTAGAATCTTTGACTGACATTGCATCAG CTGATCTGTCCAGTGCCCAGTGTATCCCTGCCCCTCTGGCCACGCCCATCCCTGTCAGCGACGAGCCCTCGAGCCCAGTGGCCATGCCCTGTGCTGACCTATCAGAGAGCCCCAGTACGGTCCTACCGCCCATGCCCTACTCCGTTCCCGTGTCGGAGCACATGGAGGAGTGCAGCGTGATCGCTGACGATCTGGACAGCCTGCTGGGGGACTGCATCTCCAAGAAAGTCAGCGAG tcacaAAGCCCAGTCCAGGGTGCTATCCCCACCAACCTCCCCAACACAGCTGTGGGTCTGCACCCTCCATACTCCTCCAGCCTCCCCGCCCCTTCGCCCCAGCTCCCCCCTGCCTTCTTCAGCTCCTCGGTCAGCCAGATGCCCTCCTTGGAGCCTTACCCCTCActgggccagagggaccagaccTCCACACAGGCGCTGGACGCCCTGGGGGCCTTCTCCCCGGGGACAGGGGACATGGAGGGTAAAGGAGGGGTTGGAATTGGAGGCCTGGACTCACTCTCTGAGTACACTTTGCCTG GGGGAAGAATCTCTCACAGCTTCATCCCTGGGATCTGCAACCACAGCTCCACTCACACG AATGTCCCAGCAGGTACtaacctctccctgctctcccggAACCCACTGGCTGCCACCCACGAGTTCAGACAGGCCTGCCATGCCTGTTACAGCCGCATAG GTCCACGGGTGATTGACTACCAGTACCAGCCAGAGGCGGCTCACCGCTGTAAGAGGGACGTGCTGCTGTGTCGCTTTAAAAACACAGACGACCCCACATGGAAGAGAGTCAGGCCTCGCCCCGCTAGAAACAACTTCCTCGGGGCCTTTGTGCTCTGCaaag AGGTCCAGGAGCGTCAGGAGTGCCAGTATGGGGAGAACTGCACGTTTGCATACTGCCAGGAGGAAATAGACGTGTGGACCCAGGAGAGGAAGGGGGCTCTGAGCAGGGAGCTGCtgtttgacccactgggaagcACCGAGAGACGGGCACTCAGCGTCACACGCCTGCTGCAGCTACACATGGGCATGTTCATGTTCCTCTGTGAG GAATGTTTTGACAGTAAGCCTCGCATTATCAGCAAACGCAGCAAGGAGAACTTGGCTGTCTGCTCAAACCTCACCGCCCGACATCCCTTCGATGATAACAA GTGCCTAGTGCATGTGGTGCGTTCGGCCAACGTGCGCTACAGTAAGGTGCGCCCGCTGCACCCCCTCTGCCAGTTTGACGTGTGTCGCCACGAGGTGCGTTACGGCTGCCAGCGCGAGGACAGCTGCTCCTTCGCCCACTCCGTCATAGAACTCAAGTGCTGGGTACTGCAGCAGGACACAG GTATCACCCACGAGGAGATGGTACAGGAGTCCAAGAGGCACTGGTACAGGCTAGAGCAAAATGCTCAGAGACAGAAG ccTATGCATGTCCCACACCAGagctgtggtggggtggggggaatAGGAGGGGGAGACAATCTCGGGGGTGGAGGGGTTGGCTccggaggtggaggaggagggagaggcagagggctGAACCTGAAGATGAAGTTTGTCTGTGGCCAGTGTTGGAGGGACGGACAGGTCAATGAACCAGACAAGGCCCTCAAGTACTGCACTGCTAAAGCAAGGCACAG ctgGACTAAGGAGCGTCGGGTATTGCTTGTGAAATCCTTTGAGAAGAAGAAGTGGGTTGTTGTGCGGCCGCTTCCCTTCTCCCGTACATACCCACAGCAGTACGAC ATGTGTGTCCATGTCATGAAGCAGAAGAAGTGCCACTACATCGGAAATTGTTCCTTCGCCCACAGTCTGGAGGAGAGGGACGTCTGGACGTACATGAAGGACAACAGCT TGAGGGACATGCAGCAGATGTATGACATGTGGCTCACGATGACCAATCAGAACAGACGCACTGACAGAAGCCTCATGACCCCGCCTCCGGAGGAGAAACAGGTTTCGATGACAACCGACTACACCGAGTCATTG TCTGGGCAGCGGTTGTCGGAAGGAGGAGATATGTGA